In a single window of the Carassius gibelio isolate Cgi1373 ecotype wild population from Czech Republic chromosome A12, carGib1.2-hapl.c, whole genome shotgun sequence genome:
- the LOC128025273 gene encoding oxoeicosanoid receptor 1-like, which translates to MSNITSCPEPQTLVSSVLTPILIVELIFGLPGNVFALWILFFRSPWKACNVYLFCMVISDLLLFTGLPFRIDYLFRGEDWIFGESFCRLILYIISVNHSASMAFMSILAVDRFLKILHPHHRLCRMSARQAIMLVSMVWTSVLLFRLPPALNLVLTPQKNSSKLICHSFFSWTWPSVQMKIYDSVQLVEVLLAFALVLFCFVRVFSHVHSRQVAHRRLTRAVRLLLFLVIMFVLCFLPRVTFGIFLQVFSCSELLMVCFHASLALTYMNSALDPVIYCHINAWYRDTLKGTSNSLGLTKFMMSSKTNKKR; encoded by the coding sequence ATGAGTAACATCACCTCCTGCCCTGAACCTCAGACCCTTGTTTCTTCCGTTTTAACGCCCATTCTCATTGTGGAGCTCATCTTTGGTTTGCCTGGAAATGTCTTTGCTCTGTGGATTTTGTTCTTCAGGTCTCCATGGAAAGCCTGCAATGTGTATCTCTTCTGCATGGTGATATCTGACCTCCTACTCTTCACTGGACTGCCTTTCCGCATAGATTATCTCTTTCGTGGTGAAGACTGGATATTTGGCGAATCCTTTTGCCGCCTCATTTTATATATCATATCAGTAAACCACTCAGCAAGCATGGCTTTCATGTCAATTTTGGCCGTGGACCGATTCCTCAAGATTCTCCACCCACACCATCGCCTTTGTCGAATGAGTGCGAGACAAGCAATAATGTTGGTTAGCATGGTTTGGACGAGTGTTCTACTTTTTCGTCTCCCACCCGCCCTGAACCTGGTTCTCACACCACAGAAAAACTCATCAAAGCTCATATGCCATAGTTTTTTCTCATGGACATGGCCATCAGTTCAAATGAAGATATATGACTCAGTACAGCTGGTAGAGGTCCTGCTAGCATTTGCACTGGTGCTCTTCTGTTTTGTGAGGGTTTTCTCTCACGTCCACAGTCGCCAGGTGGCTCACCGCAGGCTGACGCGAGCAGTGAGATTGCTTCTGTTTCTTGTGATCATGTTTGTTCTGTGTTTCCTGCCTAGAGTCACTTTTGGCATCTTCCTTCAAGTGTTTTCCTGTTCAGAATTACTCATGGTGTGTTTTCATGCCTCTTTAGCTTTAACCTACATGAACAGTGCACTGGATCCAGTGATCTACTGCCACATTAACGCTTGGTACCGTGACACCCTGAAGGGCACATCCAACTCACTGGGGCTAACAAAGTTCATGATGAGTTCGAAAACGAACAAAAAACGTTGA